One stretch of Procambarus clarkii isolate CNS0578487 chromosome 35, FALCON_Pclarkii_2.0, whole genome shotgun sequence DNA includes these proteins:
- the LOC138371205 gene encoding uncharacterized protein, with protein MCVEAILFEEVISTGSSSSSYKTSPNMDLPSTSNGLQGKFLRRCTNCKQCVHVRSNVCKFCQCDFRNSRELMKKEEEARFLLKGKKALERNTASRVLRRIENQLTYLRGCGYESIVIYYKKGPARQEEDKKIFTTNFFLSRTRKLDADKLTLGSEGDSDNALEKNPDELQVQQVHKVQKVPQVQEIQQLQKVPQVEHLQKVPPVQQGLPLAILQKQQEVQVVKFEPQGTTPGKQCSNNGMGILKYLRKQVKKDKQ; from the exons atgtgtgttgaagctattctctttgaagaagtcatctcgacaggatcttccagctccagctataaaacttcaccaaacatggatctacctagtacatcaaatg gtcttcagggaaaattcttgaggagatgcacaaactgcaaacaatgtgtgcatgtccgaagcaatgtttgcaagttctgccagtgtgacttccgaaacagtagagaattaatgaagaaagaagaggaagcccgttttctacttaaaggcaagaaggctttagaacgaaatacagcaagccgggttctacgaaggattgaaaatcag ctaacatatctgcgtggctgtgggtatgaatcaatcgttatctattacaagaaaggaccagcacgacaagaagaggacaagaagatcttcaccactaacttctttttgt cacgcacaaggaagcttgatgcagataaacttacattaggatcagaaggtgatagcgataatgccctggaaaaaaatcctgacgagctacaagtgcagcaggtgcataaagtccaaaaggtaccgcaggtgcaagaaattcaacaattacaaaaagttccgcaggtggaacatttacaaaaagttccgccggtgcaacaagggctaccattagcaatccttcagaaacagcaagaagtacaagtagtaaaatttgaaccacagggaactacaccaggaaaacagtgtagtaacaacggaatgggaattttaaaatacctgaggaaacaggtaaaaaaggacaaacaatag